A window from Anser cygnoides isolate HZ-2024a breed goose chromosome 1, Taihu_goose_T2T_genome, whole genome shotgun sequence encodes these proteins:
- the PTCHD1 gene encoding patched domain-containing protein 1 isoform X2 yields the protein MSCAAVVCTISCFITSVSLQKELIPLHSAVTRIQVQRPGFNYTFAHICILNNDKTCIVDDIVHVLEELKAARSSNRTNFAITYPITHLKDGREVYNGHQLGGVTVHSKDRVKSAEAIQLTYYLQAINSLNDMVAEKWESIFCDTVELFQKSNRKVKMYPFTSSSLKEDFQKTSRVSERYLITSLVLVVTLAILCCSMQDCVRSKPWLGLLGLLTVTLATLTAAGIINLTGGKYNSTFLGIPFVMLGHGLYGTFEMLSSWRKTREDQHVKERTAAVFADSMLSFSLTTAMYLVTFGIGASPFTNIEAARIFCCNSCIAIFFNYLYVLSFYGSSLVFTGYIENNYQHSIFCRKVPKPEVLQEKPAWYRFLLTARFSEDTTDSEETNTYESHLLVWFLKRYYCDWITNTYVKPFVVLFYLVYISFALMGYLQVSEGSDLSNIVATATRTIEYTTAQQKYFSNYSPVIGFYIYESIEYWNTSVQEDVLEYTKGFVRISWFESYLNYLRKLNISTGLPKKNFTDMLRNSFLKAPQFAHFSEDIIFSKKYNNEVDVVASRMFLVAKTMETKREELYDLLETLRKLSLTSKVKFIVFNPSFVYMDRYASSVGAPLQNSCISALFLLFFSAFLVADSLINVWLTLTVASVEFGVIGFMTLWKVELDCISVLCLIYGINYTIDNCAPLLSTFVLGKEFTRTKWVKNALEVHGVAILQSYLCYIVGLIPLAAVPSNLTRTLFRCLFLIALVTFFHCFAILPVILTFLPPSKKKRKEKKNPENREEIECVEMVDMDSTRVVDQITTV from the exons atgagctgtgctgctgtggtgtGCACCATCTCCTGCTTTATAACCAGTGTTTCTCTTCAGAAGGAGCTAATTCCA TTGCACTCTGCTGTGACCAGGATCCAAGTGCAAAGACCTGGTTTCAATTACACGTTTGCCCATATATGTATCCTGAACAATGACAAGACATGCATAGTGGACGACATAGTGCATGTGCTGGAGGAATTAAAGGCTGCTCGTTCTTCTAATCGAACTAATTTTGCAATCACTTATCCGATTACTCACTTAAAGGATGGCAGGGAAGTGTATAACGGGCATCAGCTTGGTGGGGTTACTGTGCACAGCAAAGACCGGGTGAAGTCTGCAGAAGCCATTCAGCTCACCTACTACTTGCAGGCAATCAACTCCTTGAATGACATGGTGGCAGAAAAGTGGGAATCCATTTTTTGTGACACTGTTGAACTTTTCCAGAAATCCAACAGGAAAGTCAAAATGTACCCTTTCACTTCTTCTTCGCTGAAGGAGGATTTCCAGAAGACGAGCAGGGTGTCAGAACGCTACCTGATCACAAGCTTGGTCCTTGTGGTCACCTTGGCCATTCTCTGCTGCTCCATGCAGGATTGTGTCCGCAGCAAACCCTGGCTTGGCCTGCTGGGATTGCTGACCGTGACCCTTGCCACCCTGACTGCAGCTGGGATCATCAATCTCACTGGTGGGAAATACAATTCCACCTTCCTGGGGATCCCCTTCGTCATGTTAG GTCATGGGTTATATGGGACATTTGAAATGTTGTCCTCCTGGAGAAAAACTAGAGAAGACCAACATGTTAAAGAGAGGACTGCAGCCGTATTTGCAGACTCTATGCTCTCGTTTTCTCTCACCACTGCCATGTACCTGGTCACTTTTGGAATAGGTGCCAGTCCCTTCACTAACATTGAAGCAGCCAGGATTTTCTGCTGCAATTCCTGTATTGCAATTTTCTTCAACTACCTCTATGTACTCTCCTTTTATGGTTCCAGCCTGGTGTTTACTGGCTACATAGAAAACAACTACCAGCATAGTATCTTCTGTAGAAAGGTACCAAAGCCAGAGGTATTGCAAGAGAAGCCTGCATGGTATAGGTTTCTTCTGACAGCCAGATTCAGCGAGGACACAACAGATTCAGAGGAAACGAACACCTACGAGAGTCATCTTTTGGTGTGGTTCCTTAAACGTTATTATTGTGACTGGATAACAAACACTTATGTCAAGCCTTTTGTAGTTCTCTTTTACCTTGTTTATATTTCCTTTGCCTTAATGGGCTACCTGCAGGTCAGTGAAGGGTCAGACCTGAGCAACATCGTAGCGACCGCCACACGGACCATTGAGTATACTACTGCCCAGCAGAAGTATTTCAGTAACTACAGCCCGGTGATTGGGTTCTACATCTATGAGTCGATAGAGTACTGGAATACCAGTGTCCAGGAGGATGTGCTGGAGTATACCAAGGGCTTTGTGAGGATATCTTGGTTTGAGAGCTACTTAAATTACCTTAGGAAACTCAACATATCTACCGGATTGCCCAAGAAAAATTTCACTGATATGTTGAGGAACTCCTTCTTGAAGGCCCCTCAGTTTGCCCATTTTTCAGAGGATATCATCTTTTCCAAGAAATACAACAACGAAGTCGATGTTGTGGCCTCCAGGATGTTCCTGGTGGCCAAGACAATGGAAACCAAGAGGGAAGAACTCTACGACCTCCTGGAGACCCTGAGGAAGCTCTCTCTCACCTCCAAGGTGAAATTCATCGTTTTCAACCCATCATTTGTGTACATGGATCGTTATGCCTCTTCAGTGGGAGCCCCCTTACAAAACTCCTGCATTAGTGctttatttctgctcttcttctCTGCATTCCTGGTGGCAGACTCTCTGATCAATGTCTGGCTCACTCTAACTGTTGCCTCAGTTGAGTTTGGAGTTATAGGTTTTATGACCTTGTGGAAAGTGGAACTAGATTGTATTTCTGTGTTGTGCTTAATTTACGGAATTAATTACACAATTGACAACTGTGCTCCACTGTTATCAACCTTTGTCCTGGGCAAAGAGTTCACAAGAACTAAATGGGTGAAAAATGCCCTGGAAGTGCATGGGGTAGCTATTTTGCAGAGCTACCTCTGCTATATTGTTGGTCTGATTCCTCTTGCAGCTGTGCCTTCAAATCTGACCCGTACACTGTTCAGGtgcttgtttttaatagcaTTAGTCACCTTCTTTCACTGCTTTGCCATTTTACCTGTGATATTGACTTTCCTGCCACCGTccaagaagaagaggaaagagaagaagaatcCTGAAAACCGTGAGGAAATAGAGTGTGTCGAAATGGTGGATATGGATAGCACCCGAGTGGTTGACCAAATTACAACAGTctaa